The window CCAGGCGAACATCGGGATCGTTCCCGCGCTGTTCGGGCGCCGGGACGCCGTCTTCGCCGACCAGCTTTGCCACGCGAGCCAACTGGACGGCGCGATCCTGTCGCGCGCCAAGCTCCTGCGCTTCCGGCACAACGACCCGGTACACCTCGACCGGATGCTCACGAAGCACCGCGGAGCGTTCGAACGGGCGCTGGTGATGACGGAAAGCGTCTTCAGCATGGACGGGGACCTTGCCCCCCTCGCCGCCCTCCTGGCCGTCTGCCGCCGGCACGATTGCCGATTCATGGTGGACGAGGCGCATGCCACCGGGGTGTTCGGGCCGCAAGGACGAGGGTGCGTCGAGGCGGAGGGGCTCGCCGGGCAGGTCGACCTCGTGATGGGGACGTTCAGCAAGGCGCTGGGCGGGTTCGGTGCGTACCTCGCGGCGTCGCGGACGGTGATCGACTACCTGGTCAACACGGCGCGCAGCTTCATCTATTCCACCGCGCTTCCGCCCCCGGTGATCGCCGCCGACCTCGCCGCCCTCCGGCTCTGCCTGTCCGGGGAGACCCGCGGGGAGGAGCTTCTGCGCCGGGCCGATGCATTCCGGGGCGCGCTTCGGGAGAAAGGGTGGACCGTCGGCGGGGAGAGCCAGATCGTCCCCGTGGTGGTGGGGGAGAGCGCCCTCGCCGTCTCCTTGTCGAAATCGCTCGGGGGCCGGGGATTCCTCGCGCTGCCGGTGCGCCCGCCCACGGTCCCGGAAGGATCGGCCCGCCTGCGCTTCTCCCTGACCGCCGCGCACACCGACCGCCAGGTCGCCGACGCCGTGGAGGCCCTCGGTGCGGCGTAATACACCCCCGCTACGCCATTGGCGCCGACCCAAGCCATGATTCCGAACACGAAAGAATTCTTTGTTATCGGCGGGGCGGGGGATCCGTCGTTGGTCCTGCTGCCGGGGTGGGCGACGGACGGGCGGATCTTCGACGGGGTGTTCCCCGGCGTGACCGCCGTGACGACGGGGCCGATCCGGCCGGATCGGTTCACCGCGCGCCTCGCGGCGTTCCTCGACCGGAAGGCGCACGGTCCGGTGACGGTCGTCGGGTGGTCCCTCGGCGGGTTCCTCGCGGCGGAGTTCGCGCGGGAATACCCGGGCCGGGTGCGGCGCATCGTCCTCGTCGGCATTCGCCGCGCGTACCCGGAAGAAGACATCGGAGCCGTCCGGCATTCCCTTTCGGCCGACCCGGGCGGCTGTCTTTCCGGATTCTACGCGCAATGTTTCTATCCCTCCCATCTTCCCGCGTACCGCCGGTTCCGCGCAGGGCTCCAGGCGGCGTACCTGCGGGAGATGGACGGCGGCGTGCTCCGGGACGGGCTTTCCTACCTTGCGGGCGCGAAGCTCTCCGGCGAGACTCTTCCGGCATGTCCCGTCGCGATCGTCCATGGAGAGAAGGACGTGGTGGCGCCGCTCGCGGAGGCGGAAGGGATCGCCGGGGAGGGCGGGAATGCGTCGTTTCACCCCCTGCCGGGGGCGGCGCATGCCGCCTTCCTCGCCGACGGTTTCCGCGCGCTAATCGACGACGGCCAGGGACGGCCAAGTGTCGGGGCAGGCAAGGATGCCCCGGATTCCGTTGCCGCGGCCGACGGCCAGGGACGGCCAAGTGTCGGGGCAGGCAAGGATGCCTCCGATTTCAAAGCCCCGACCGGCCGGGGATGGCCTGGTGCGGCCGGTGGTTGACCCCGTCGTCCTGCGGCGCTTCTCGGCCGGCGCGGCCCGCTACGAGGCGCATGCGTACGCGCAGCGGCTCTCCGCCGCCGACCTGCTGGCGTACACGAAGGAGTGGCTTCCGGCCTCTTGGGGTCGCGACGGCCAGGGACGGCCTGGTGCCGCGGCAGGCAGGGATGCCCCGGGTTTGGTCGCCGCGGCCGGCCATCGTTTCACCATCCTCGAGCCGGGCTGCGGGACAGGGCTCTACACGCGGATGCTCCTCGACGCCTTCCGCGGTGCGTCCGTGTTCGGGGTGGACATCTCGGAGGCGATGGTGCGCGTCGCGAAGCGGGGGATAGACGATCCGCGGGCCCGCTTCGCCGTGGCCGACGCGGAGGAGATCGCCGCGGGGAGCTACGACCTGGTCACCTCCAACGCCGCCTTCCAATGGTTTCTCTCCCTTCCCCGCACGCTGGAGCGGATGGCGTCCCTCCTTTCGGGCGGGGGGCTGCTCACCTTCACCTTCTTCGGTCCGGAGACGTACGCGGAGCTGGACGCCGCCCTCCGGACCGCGGCCGGGGCGACGGCCGGGGCGGCGCAGGTCGCCGCCGCGGCGTTCCATTCCCGGGAAGAGATCTCCGACGCCCTGTCGGCCGCGTTCCCGCGGTGGGACCTCGTCGAGCGGCGCTACTACCAGGAATTCCCGACCCTGGCGGACCTGTTGCGCAGTATCCGATACACGGGGACGGGCGGAGGCGGGTCGAGGGAGTCGTGGAGCCCGGGGAAGCTCGCCCGGGTCGAGAAGGCGTATCGGGATCGGTCCGGCGGGATCAAGGCGACGTACCAGGTCTTCCTTTGCCGGGGCATCATCGGCAATGGCCATGGAAGGCCAAGTGCCGCGGCAGGCAGGGAGCCCGGGATCTCGTCGCCGCGGCAGGGAGAAGCCGGGTGAAGGGGGTCTTCGTCACCGGCACCGGCACCGGCGTCGGGAAGACGACGGTGTGCGGCCTGCTGGCCGGCTTTCTCCGGGCGCAGGGGATGCGCGTGACGACGCAGAAGTGGGTCGAGACGGGAGCGACGGGCGGTCCGTCGGACATCGATGAACACCGCCGCCTGATGGGAGACTCCGGGACCGCGCCGGAACCGCCGCTCGCGGACCGGTGCCCGTACCGGTTCACCCTCCCCGCCTCGCCGCACCTGGCGGCGGCGTATGAGGGGCGGCGGGTGGACCCGGGCGTGATCGAGGCGGCGTACCGACGCCTCGCGGAGACCCATGATGCCGTGGTGGTCGAAGGGGCGGGCGGATTCCTCGTCCCGCTCTCCGCGGAGATGTCGACCGGCGACCTCGTCGCGCGGATCGGGCTTCCCGTCCTCGTGGTGGCGGCGAACCGTCTCGGCTGCGTGAACGATGCGTTGCTCACCGCGGAAGCGGTGCGCCGGCGCGGAATTCTTCTGGCGGGGTTCGTCTTCAACCGCCTCCCCGCCGATGGCCAGGGAAGGCCAAGTGCCGCGACAGGCAGGGATGCCCCGGAATCTATCGTCGCGGCCGACAATCCGCGGATCGTGGCGGAGATCACGGGGGCGCCCGTCCTGGGCGAGGTTCCCCCGCTGTCCGACCCGGACCGCGGCGCGGAGGCGTTCGCCCCCGTGGGGCGGGCGTTTCTCGAACGGTGGAGGTCGACCTGATGGACCCGAAAGGCTGGCTCCTGAAGGACTTGCGGCACAACTGGCATCCGTACACCCAGATGAGCACCCTCGCGACGGAACCGCCGATGCTGATCGACCGCGCGGAAGGGCTCTTCCTCTTCGACGTGGAGGGGAACCGGTACTACGACGCGATCTCCAGCTGGTGGTGCGTCGTACACGGGCACGGGCACCCCCGGATCCGGGAGGCGGTGACGCGGCAGATGGAGCGGCTGGACCACGTCCTGTTCGCCGGCGTCACCCACGAGCCCGCGGTGCGCCTGGCCTCGCGGCTCGCCGCGATCGCCCCGGAAGGGCTCTCGCGCGTCTTCTTCTCGGACAACGGCTCCACGGCGGTGGAGGTGGCGCTCAAGATGTCGCTGCAGTGCTGGCGCAACCTCGGCCGGGAGGAGCGGACCGGGTTCGTCTGCCTCGATCACGGGTACCACGGGGACACCACCGGGTGCATGAGCGTCAGCGGCGTCGAGGCGTTCCTGCGCGCGTTCCGGCCGATCCTCTTCCCCGCCCGCCGGGTTCCCGCGCCGTACTGCTACCGGTGCCCCTTGGGGAAAGCGTACCCGGAGTGCGGGGTCTCGTGCGTCGACGCCCTGGGCGACGCGTTGCGGGAGGGTGGTGAAACAATCGCCGCGGTGATCCTCGAGCCGCTCCTGCTGGGCGCGGGCGGGATGATCGTCTACCCGCCGGAATACCTTTCCCGCGCGGTGTCCCTCGCACGCGAGCACGGCGTCCATCTCATCCTCGACGAGGTTGCGACGGGGTTCGGGCGGACGGGGACGATGTTCGCCTGCGAGCAGGCCGGCGTCTCGCCGGATTTCCTCTGCCTTTCGAAGGGGTTGACGGGCGGCACGATGCCGCTGGCCGCGACGTTGACCACAGCGGAGGTGTACAACTCCTTTCTCGGCGGCCCGGACAGCGGGAAGACGTTCTACCACGGCCACACGTACACGGCGAACCCGGTCGGCTGCGCGGCGGCGCTCGCCTCCCTCGACCTGTTCGAGGAGGAGGAACTCGTCGACCGCGTTGCGCATCTCGCTCCCCGCCTTGCGGAAGGGGTGAGGGATCTCGCCGGGCTGCCGATGGTGGGGGACGTGCGCGGGATCGGGATGGTGGCAGCGCTCGAGCTGGTTTCGGACAAGGAAACGAGGGAACCGCTGCCGGGGACGGCGCCGGTGTTCCGCGACATCCGCCGCGAGGGGCTGCGCCGGGGGCTCTTCCTGCGCCCGATGGGGAACGTCGTCTACCTCTTCCTGCCCCAGGCGGTCACCCGCGAGGCGCTCGACGACATCCTCGACCGCTTCGGGGCGACGCTTCGGATGGTCCTGCGATGAACGGGGCGATGGGCGAGTCCGGGAAGTGGGTGCGGGAGTGCCGCTCCCTGTGCGTCCTCACCGGCGCGGGCGTCTCGTCGGAGAGCGGCGTTCCCACGTTCCGCGGGCCGGAAGGGTTATGGAAGCGGCGGGACCCGATGTCGCTGGCCACCCCCGAGGCGTTCGCGGAGGACCCGAAGGAGGTCTGGGAGTGGTACCAGTGGCGGCGCCGGAAGATCCGCGGGTGCGTCCCCAACGCGGGGCACACGGCCCTCGCCGCCGTGGAAGCGGAGAAGCCGGACTTCCTCCTCGTGACGCAGAACGTGGACGGCCTGCACCGGGCCGCGGGGTCGCGAAGGATTGCGGAGATCCACGGGAACATCTGGGTGGTCCGTTGCGTGGGGTGCGGGGCGGAGCGGTACGAGCAAGGGGATTTCACGGATCTTCCGCCCCGCTGCGGCGCCTGCGGCGGCCTGCTGCGCCCCGGCGTGGTGTGGTTCGGCGAGATGCTTCCCCGCGAGGCGTCCGATGCCGCGATGGAGATGCTCTCCCGGTGCGAGGTGCTGATCGTAGCAGGCACCTCCGCGGTCGTCGCCCCCGCGTCCGGCTACGCCGCCGTGGCGAAGGATCACGGAGCGCGGGTGATCGAGGTGAACCCCGACGAGACGCCGGTCAGCGGCATCTGCGACGCGACGTTCCGGGGGAAATCGGGCGAGGTGCTCCCGGTGCTCCTCGGCGGATCCCCGGAGAGCAACGCCGGTACCCCTCGACCAAGTTAAGGTGATATATCCATAATTTTGTATATAATAAAGTCAAGTCATCACGGTTCGAGGAAGGAGACGGATTTGGCCATCCAGAAAACGATCCGGAAGGAAATCGGGAACATCGAGGGACAACTCGGCAAGCGCTTCCGTTCGCTCGAGAAGGATGTAGCGCGGTTGGTGAAGAAGCTCGAGAAAAAGGAAAGCGAGGTGAAGAAGCTCAAGGACAAATTGGCGTCCGGCTTCATGAAGGACGTCAGGAAAAAGGTGAAAAAGGCGAAAAAGGCGGTCCGGAAGGCGCTGCCCAAGATCGGGTGACGGGAAAAGCCCCCCGGTGCAGGGCATCGGGAGGGGGAGGGGAACCCGTCACCCCAGGTCGTCGTAAGGACGCAGGCGGAAGGAGACGCCGGGGATCGACTCGGCGAGCCGGCGGACCGCCTCGGAATCGAGGCCGGGCAGGGCGACGGCGGTAGCGGTCACCGAGGGGACGTGCTTTGGGGCCTCCCGGAGGAAATCGAGCAGGGCGGCGAACGATGCCGCCCCGTACCGGTTCGGACAGATCCGGGCGTACGTCCGCGCGTCCGGCGCGTTCAGGGAAACGGAAAGGGCGTCCACCCGCCCGGCGAGCTCCGGCAGGATGTTCCGGCCGTGGACGAGATTTCCCAGCCCGTCCGTGTTGACCCGCACCCGCGCGCCGCGCGCTTTCAGCTCCGCCGCGATCTCCTTCACCTCGTCCAGGCGCAGCAGCGGCTCCCCGAAGCCGCAGAAGACGACCTCGTCGAACCGGGTCGGGTCCCCGACCTCGGCGAGCACCTCCGCGGCGGCCGGCTCCCCGGGCAATTTCAGCAGGTGTCCCTTCACGTGGTAGTCGCCGCGCTTCGGACAGAACGTGCAGGCGTTCGTGCAACGGTTCGTGATGTTCAGGTAGAGGGAATCGCGGATCCGGTAGGTGACCCGGATCTCCTCCTCGACGGGGATGCGGAAGAGGCGCAGGGCGTTGATCGTGGTCGTACGGGCCACGTCCTCGACGGTGACCCCCTTGATCGCCGCGACCTTCGCCGCCACGAGCGGAACGAACGACGGCTCGTTCGTCTTCCCGCGGTGCGGGACCGGCGCCAGGAAGGGGCAGTCCGTCTCGATCAGCAGGCGGTCCAGCGGCAGCTCCCGCACCGCCTCCACCTGCTTCTCCGATCCCTTGTAGGTGATCGCGCCGGGGATGGAAACCAGGAAGTTCATCGCGATCGCCCTGCGCGCCATCGCGAGGTCCCCGGAGAAGCAGTGGATGATGCCGCCCACCTCCGCGGCGTTCTCCTCCGCGAGGATCGACAGCACCTCGTCGTGCGCGTCCCGGTCGTGGATGACGACGGGGAGGCCTTGCCTTCGGGCCAGGCGGATCTGTTCGCGGAAGGCGGCGCGCTGGAGGTCCCGGGGGGCGCGGTCGCGGAAGAAGTCCAGCCCCGTTTCCCCGATCGCCACCACCTTGTCGCACCCGGTGAGCGCCTCGAGGCGCGCGAGGAGCGCGTCGTTGAGCCGCGTCGCGTCGTGCGGGTGCAGGCCGACGATCGCGTAGATCCCCGTGTGCCGGTGGGCGATCGATACCGCCTTTTCGCCGCTCTCGGGGTCGATGCCGACCGTGGCGATCCGCGTTACGCCCGCGTCGCGCGCCCGGCGCACGACCTCCTCCTCCGCCTCGCACAGCGGCGAAAGGTCCAGGTGCGCGTGGGTGTCGAAGAACATCCGGAGGGATCGGGAGCCTGAAGACGGATCAAACTTCGATCTTGGGGAAAACGATGGCCGCCGCCGGAAGGGTGGCGCCCGCCGCGAGCCCTCCCCACGCGCCGTCCCGGTCGATCCGCGCGTTTTCCAGGGGGGCTCCCCCGGGAACGAGGGCTTCCCACAGCTTCTGCGCCGCGGTCGGGGTGAACGGGGCCATCAGCAGCGCGGCGACCCGGGACGCCTCGAGGGCGTTGTAGAGGACCGTCCCCAGCCGGGTGCGCATTCCCGGGTCCTTCGCCAGCACCCACGGCTGCATCGCCTGCACGTATTCGTTCCCCTTCGTCACGAGATCGATGATCGCCGCGAGCGCCTTGTGGAACGCCACCTCCTTCATCGCAACCAGAACGGACACCCTGGTCTCGTGAGCGCATGCCGACAGGACCGCGTCCGCGGGTTCGGAAGGTCCCGGGGCGGGGACGACGCTGCCGAAATATTTCCCGAGCATCCCGAGCGCCCGGTTCAGCAGGTTGCCCAGTTTGTCCGCGAGTTCCGAGTTGGCCCGCTTGATCAGCTCCTTTTCCGAGAAGTCGCCGTCAAGCCCGAAGGAGACCTCGCGCAGCAGGAAGTACCGGAACGCGTCCGCCCCGTATTTCCGGACCATCTCGTACGGGTCGACGACGTTCCCCAGCGACTTGCTCATCTTCTTCCCCTCGACGGTCCACCAGCCGTGGGCGAACACCCCGAGCGGCGGCGCGATCCCGGCGGACATCAGGAACGCCGGCCAGTAGACGGCGTGGAACCGGAGGATGTCCTTCCCCACCATGTGGATGTCGGCGGGCCAGAATGTCCCGAACTCCGCCGTGGGCGACGGGTACCCCAGCCCGGTGATGTAGTTGGTGAGGGCGTCGTACCAGACGTAGATCACGTGTCCCGGCGCCTCGGGCACGGGGATCCCCCAGGAGAGCGAGGTGCGGGAGACGGACAGGTCGTTCAGGCCCCCCTCGACGAAGGCGACCACCTCGTTGCGGCGGCTCTCCGGCCGGATGAAGCCGGGGTGTTTCCGGTAGTAGTCGAGGAGCGGCTGCTGGTACTTCGAGAGGCGGAAAAAGTAGGAAGGCTCCTTCCGCTTCTCCACCGGGCGGCCGCACGTCGGGCAATTCCCGTCCGCGAGCTGCAGCTCGGTCCAGTACGCCTCGTCGGGGACGCAGTACCAACCCTCGTAATCGCCCAGGTAGATGTCGCCGTTGGCGAGCGACTTGCGGAAGAGATCCTGCACGGAGGCGTAGTGCCGCGGCTCCGTGGTGCGGATGAAGTCCGTGTTGCTGAGCGACAGGGCCGCCGAGAGCCCCTGGAAGTTGGTCACGACCTGGTCGGCGAGCTCGCGCGGGGCGAGGCCTTTCCCCGCCGCCGTCTTCTGCACCTTCTCCCCGTGCTCGTCCGTCCCCGTGAGGAAAAAGACATTCTCGCCCAGCATGCGGTGCCAGCGGGCGAGGGCGTCGCAGGCGATCGATGTGTAGGCATGCCCGATGTGGGGGACGTCGTTGACGTAGTAGATCGGGGTCGTGATGTAGAACGTCTCCTTCACGGCGTGCCCTCCTCGTCGTCGGTCAGCCGGGCGGTCATCTCCTCGGCGTCGTCGGGCTCCTGCGCGGCGGCGGTCGGTGCGGGCGGAGGTGCCTTGGGGGAGGCGCAGGTCCCGCATCCCTTCTGGCGGGTGTACGAGTCGTGCTCGTAGATCAGGCAGCACATCAGCCGCCCGCAGACCCCGGAGAGCTTCGCCGGGTTGAGCGAGAGCTTCTGGTCCTTCGCCATCTTGACCGTGATCGGCTCGAAGTCGCGCAGGAAGGTCGCGCAGCAAAGCTCCTTGCCGCACGGGCCGACCCCGCCGACCGCGCGCGCCTCGTCGCGCACCCCGATCTGGCGCATCTCGATGCGCGTGCGAAGCTCGTGGGCCAGGTCCTTGACCAGTTCCCGGAAGTCGATCCGGCCGTCGGCCGTGAAGTAGAAGACCACCTTGCTGCGGTCGAGGAGGTACTCGGCCCGCACCAGCTTCATCGGGAGTCCCCGCTCCGAGATGCGGGCGGTGCAGAACGCTTCCGCCTCGGATTCCCTGCGGGCGTTCTCCTGGTGGGCGCGCATGTCCTCCGCGGAGGCGATCCGGAGGACCTTGCCGAAGGGGGGCTTGTCTCCCTTCGGCGCGTGGCCGTCGATCCGGCGGATCACCTCGCCGAGCGACGATCCCCGCTCCGTCTGCACGACGGCGTAGTCGCCCCGCTGCAGGGCCACCCCCGTGCAGTCGAAGTGAAAGGTCTTGCAGACGCCACGAAGGCGGATACCGGCGATGTCCATATCCTTGCGCTTCATCCCTTCCCGTGCAATCCGAAGAAAAACGCCTCCAGCATCAGCCGCTTCTGGGGCTGTGGAGGCATGCGGGAGATCGACAGGAGCTCCCGGAACGCCGCGTCCCACCCGTTTTCCGGCGGTTGGACGGCCGCGGACGCGAGGGGCTCCCGCAGATCCTCGTTCATTATATCCGCTCCGCCCCCGGAAGATAAGAGGGACAGATCCCGTACCAGCGAGAGCGGGGCGGCCAGGCGCCCCGGGGTGTCCCCCTCCCCCTTCCAGCTCTCGGCGAGTTTCACCGCCGCCGCCGGGGAAAGCTTCGTGAAGAGCGCGAGCCATGCCTCCCGCTCCCCCGCGAGTTCGGGCAGGAGCGAGAGGGCGCGCCCGGGGCTTCCCCCGGAGACCTTGGCGGCCAGCACGATCACGGGGCGGGGATGCTCCCCACCGACGTCGGGGTGGCGGGACAGGATCTCCGCGACCGTGCCGGCGGCGATCGGGAAGAAGGGGACTCTCTGGCACCGGGAGACGATCGTGGGCATCAGGACCGAGGTCCTGTGGGCGACCAGGATCAGGTGCGCTCCGGCCGGCGGCTCCTCGAGCGTTTTCAGCAGGGCGTTCGCGGCCTGCGGCGTCATCCGGTCGGCGGGACAAAGGATCGCGACGCGGGGGCGGTCGGAGAACGCCTTGAGCGAGAGCTCCTCCCGCAGCGCGCGGATTTCGTCGATCCGGAGGAACTGCGTTTCCGGCGCGATGAAAAGGAAGTTCGGATGGGCGCCGGACGCGAACAGCCGGCAGTCGTGACACGATCCGCACGCCCCGTCCGTCCCGGGCTTCCGGCAGATCAGGGCCGCGGCGAACGCCCGGGCGGCCTTCTCCTTCCCCACCCCCTCCTCGCCGGAGAAGAGAAGCCCCTGGGGGACCGCGCCCGCGCCGATGTATCGACGCAGGAGGGCGATTGCCCGTTCCTGGCCGATGACCGCGGAGAGGGGTTCTACCATCCGAACCGCTGCGCCACCGCCTGGAGGACGCTCCGGAACACCTCTTCTTCCGGGGCGGCGGCGTCGATCGGGTGGATCCGGCCCGGTTCCCGTTCGGCGAGGCGGAGGTATCCCGCGCGCACGGCACGGTGGAAGTCGAGGGATTCCCGCTCCAGGCGGTCCCTTGCCATCCCGCGCCCCTTGACGCGGGCGAACCCCTCCTCGGGCGGCAGGTCGAACAGGAGCGTCAGGCCGGGGACGAGCCCTGCCGCGGCGAACCGGTTCAGCCGCTCCACCAGCTCCGGGTCGAGCCCGCGCGCGTGCGCCTGGTACGCCGTCGTCGCGTCACAGAAGCGGTCGCACAGGACGGCCCGTCCGGACTGGAGGGCAGGAAGGATGAGCCCGCGGGCATGCTGGGCCCGCGCCGCCTCGTAGAGGAGAAGCTCGGCCTCGGGGAAGACGATTTCCTCGCGGGGGACGAGCACGAGACCGCGGATCTGGTCCGCAAGGGGAGTGCCGCCCGGCTCCCGGGTGACGGTGTGCGGGACGTTCTTCGCGGCGAGGTGCGCGGAGAGCCGCCGGAGCTGGGTCGTCTTGCCGGAGCCCTCGATGCCCTCAAATGTGACGAACGGCGCTTTCAGGTGTCAGCACTCGCTGAAGCCGCAGGAGCGGCACTTGAGGCACCCCTCCTGCCGCTCGACCTGGCTGCCGCAGTCGGGGCAGGCGCCGCGGGCGATCTCCTCCTCCCCGGGGGGAAGGGACTGCTTCTTCGCCGCGGGCTGCGCGGCCTCGGAGACGGGCTTCGGGAAGCCGGGGAACATCGCATCGAAGTTCTCGAGGTACCACTCGATCGCCTTCGACACGGCGTCGGCGCAGGAGAGGATCTTCCCTCCGTTGCCGCCCCAGGAGGGGAGGTGGCAGGAGATCCCCTTCAACTGCTTGACGATCATCCCGGGCTGCACGCCGGATCGCAGCGCGAGGGAGGCGAGGCGCCCGATCGCCTCCGACTGCGACGCGGCGCAGCCGCCGGCCTTCCCCATCTGGTTGAAGACCTCGAAGATCCCCTTCTCGTCCCGGTTGATCGTGACGTAGAGCTTTCCGCAGCTGGTCTTGATCTCCTTCGTGACGCCGATCAGGGTGTCGGGCCGCGGCCGGGGAGTGACGAACGGCTCGGCCGCCGGGGCCGCCGCCTGCTCAAGCTTCTGCGCTCCCTCTTTCGCGTTCACCCCGCCGATGTTCAGGACCTGCTCGTCCCGGCTCTTGTCCCGGTATACGGTGACGCCCTTGCAGCCGAGGCGGTAGGCGAGCACGAACACCTTCCGGATGTCGTCGCGCGTGGCGTCGGCGGGGAAGTTCACCGTCTTGGACACCGCGTTTTCGGTGTACTTCTGGAAGGCCGCCTGCATCCGCAGGTGGGCCTCCGGGGAGATGTCGTGCGCCGTTACGTAGGCCCGGGCGACGTCCTCGGGGACCCACTCCAGGTGCCGGAGCGACCCCACCTTCGAGAGCTCGGTCATCCGCTCGACGGAGTAGAGCCCCCGGCGCCGCATCTCGGCGTCGAAGAGGGGGTGGACCTCCACGAGATGGTCGTTGTCCATGACGTTGCGGATATAGGAGAGGGCGAAGATCGGCTCGATCCCGCTGGAGACGCCCGCGATGATGCTGATCGTCCCCGTGGGGGCGATCGTCGTCGTGGTGGCGTTTCGCCGCGGCGCTCCGCCCCGCTCCGGGAAGACGCTGACGTCGTAGTTCGGAAAGGGTCCGCGCTCGCGGGCCAGGTTGCAGGAGGCGGTCCCCGACTCCTCCTGGATGAAGCTCATCAGCTCCTGGGCCACCGCCAGCGCCTCGTCGGAGTCGTACGGGATCCCCAGCGAGATCAGCATGTCGGCGAACCCCATCACGCCCAGGCCGATCTTCCGGTTCCCGACCGTCATGTGCCGGATCTCGGGGAGGGGGTAGTTGTTCATGTCGATCACATCGTCGAGGAACCGGACCGCCGTGCCGACCGTGGTTTTCAGCTTGTCGTAGTCGATCCGGGGGTGCCCGTCCCGCGTCGAGACCATGTTTGCCAGGTTGATGGAACCCAGGTTGCACGATTCGTACGGCAGCAGGGGCTGCTCTCCGCAGGGATTCGTGCTCTCGATGGCGCCGAGCCGCGGCGTGGGGTTGTCCCGGTTGATCCGGTCGATGAAGATCATCCCCGGCTCGCCGTTCTTCCAGGAGGAGTCGACGATCCGCTCGAAGACTTCGCGGGCCGGGAGGCGCCCGGTGACCTCCCGGGAGTGGGGGTTGACCAGGCTGTACTCCTCGCCGTTCTCGACCGCCTTCATGAACTCCTCGGTGAGCGCGACGGAGATGTTGAAGTTGTTGAGCCGGTTCGTCTGGCTCTTGCAGGTGATGAAGTCGAGGATGTCCGGGTGGTCGACCCGCAGGATCCCCATGTTGGCGCCGCGCCGCGTCCCGCCCTGCTTGATCGTCTCGGTGGCCGCGTCGAACACGGTCATGAAGGAGATCGGGCCCGAGGAGACTCCCTTCGTCGAGCGGACGACGTCTGCGTGCGGGCGCAGGCGGGAGAAGGAGAAGCCGGTCCCCCCCCCGCTCTTGTGGATCAGGGCGGTGTTCTTTACCGCCTCGAAGATCGACTCCATGGAGTCCTCCACCGGGAGCACGAAGCACGCCGACAGCTGCTGGAGCTCGCGGCCCGCGTTCATCAGCGTGGGGGAGTTGGGGAGGAAGTCCAGCCTGAGCATCATCGCGTAGAACGCCTCCGCCCACCGGAGCACCACCTCGGGGAGGGCCCCGTAGTAGAGGCCTTCCGCCAGCGCGATGTTGTACGCCACGCGGCACGCCATCTCCTCGGGTGTTTCGAGCGGGTCCCCCTTCATCCCCTTCTTGAGGTAGCGGCGCTCCAGCACCGTCCGGGCGTTCTCCGAGACCTGCATGGGGCCGTATTTCCGCAGGAGGGCTTCGGCCCACGCCTGCGGCGGATGGCCGTGAAGGGTCTTGCCGGCGGCGCGCGCGGGGGCGTCGCCGGGGCCGGTCGACGCGGGTGACGTCAGGGTTGCGGGGACGTTCAGGTCCATCGATTCGCTCCGTTTCGTGG of the bacterium genome contains:
- a CDS encoding vitamin B12-dependent ribonucleotide reductase; this encodes MQVSENARTVLERRYLKKGMKGDPLETPEEMACRVAYNIALAEGLYYGALPEVVLRWAEAFYAMMLRLDFLPNSPTLMNAGRELQQLSACFVLPVEDSMESIFEAVKNTALIHKSGGGTGFSFSRLRPHADVVRSTKGVSSGPISFMTVFDAATETIKQGGTRRGANMGILRVDHPDILDFITCKSQTNRLNNFNISVALTEEFMKAVENGEEYSLVNPHSREVTGRLPAREVFERIVDSSWKNGEPGMIFIDRINRDNPTPRLGAIESTNPCGEQPLLPYESCNLGSINLANMVSTRDGHPRIDYDKLKTTVGTAVRFLDDVIDMNNYPLPEIRHMTVGNRKIGLGVMGFADMLISLGIPYDSDEALAVAQELMSFIQEESGTASCNLARERGPFPNYDVSVFPERGGAPRRNATTTTIAPTGTISIIAGVSSGIEPIFALSYIRNVMDNDHLVEVHPLFDAEMRRRGLYSVERMTELSKVGSLRHLEWVPEDVARAYVTAHDISPEAHLRMQAAFQKYTENAVSKTVNFPADATRDDIRKVFVLAYRLGCKGVTVYRDKSRDEQVLNIGGVNAKEGAQKLEQAAAPAAEPFVTPRPRPDTLIGVTKEIKTSCGKLYVTINRDEKGIFEVFNQMGKAGGCAASQSEAIGRLASLALRSGVQPGMIVKQLKGISCHLPSWGGNGGKILSCADAVSKAIEWYLENFDAMFPGFPKPVSEAAQPAAKKQSLPPGEEEIARGACPDCGSQVERQEGCLKCRSCGFSEC